The following coding sequences lie in one Oncorhynchus nerka isolate Pitt River linkage group LG14, Oner_Uvic_2.0, whole genome shotgun sequence genomic window:
- the LOC115141551 gene encoding neuroblast differentiation-associated protein AHNAK-like isoform X1 yields the protein MCECLRGIFRVTWTPSSNADSDRELEESHVFTQARDPAVKDKRWSPPSDRPPTAPHANPHHSASPEDQESPERVVQKEKLHAELKQVLSLKRSHLKETSHLAQAEMDSSTDAQAVEETASEVVEVVLETEAEAGASGYSVTGGGERGLFIKDVLKDSTAAKHLSLQQGDQLLSARVYFDNVKYEDALKILQCAEPYKVSFFLKRTITGADVTMHPGTTSLELKGPKTKMQKMSVKSIKPFKVKKKKGGRFGLKRLKENKKGSTGAELEMEGSPSKVELNPIDVEFAFPKFKLGKDGKAEGAEQHGGVGATGRKKRTIRCSRMKANGAEAATGEVDITEPAGQADVSLPDVPGAKVKVKGKGHRFGIHFPKTKKTKSDTALSGGSLDLKPPGVKFTPPSVEFSLPSGNKDVDLQKREVKVKEGSKLMHREVELSLGLPSACHSDEIDGEIKAKGLAEGVEGSTALSGIKMPVIDISAPNIDLQLDTRRTVPDEIEGPFFKGPNISMPKTDIALPKIGSSNMDIEGPEKGGKICLPIVDISLPKMIPAEANVDVEGHIGKGGKFKTPTFNVSLPKFKSPEEHTNIEGPEVKGEFNMPKVDLLRPKGKAEGEVDIEGYLGKGGQFQMPTFDISLPKMKSSERERNVEGPEVKGGKMKMPSIDISLPEGKTEGNINIEGHSGKGGKFKMPSCDISPPKMKGDASLEGPELKGGKFEMPPLDISLAKGKTEGEVNIDANVGKEGKFSLPKIRLPKGDMKIEGSDVKGITFHMPTIDCSLPTGKTEGDMSVEGDASKGGKSHMPSFDISAPRVKLPEGKAKVEGPEIKGGKVEMPKMDVSLPKGKTAGEVNIEGHVSKGGKFKMPTFGISFPKLKSPEGKVNTEGPEVKGGKFKMPTIGISLPKGKSEGDINVEGGTEAGSKFHMPTCDISLPKMKSPDADTSLEGPEVKGGKCHMPTIDLSLPKGKGAIDTEGHSGKGGKFQMPAFDISLPKMKTPDGEVSLEVPEVKGGNINMPTMNISLPKGKMEGEAKGHASKGGKLHMPSIDISLPKMKLPEGEVKVEGPEAKGGNIEMPSTDISLPKGKMEGEIDIEGHSGKGGRFHMPTFDVSLPKMKSLEPDVSLAGPDAKGGKFHMPTMDFSLPKEKGEIDTQGHSGKGGKFQMPALDISHPKMKTPEGEVSLEGPDVKGGKFKMPKIDISLPKGKTEGGIDIEGHLGGKGKFHMPTCDMSLPKMKSNDGDMKLEGPEVKGSKIHMPKIDNSLPKGKAECDIQVDGHGGKGGMFQMPSIDISLPKMKLLEGEVKVETPQAKDGKFEIPTIDISLQKGKAEEEIDMEGHSGKGGKFHMPKFDVSLPKMKLPEGDIKLEGPEGKGNKIQLPNIDISLPKGKTEGDIEVEGHGGKGGKFHMPSIDISLPKMKLPEGEVKVEGPEAKGGNIEMPPIDISLPKGKMEGEIDIEVHSGKGGRFHMPTVDVSLPKMKSLEPDVSLEGPDVKGGKFEMPKIDILLPKGKTEGETDIEEHSGNGGKFHMTSFDVSLPKMKHPVGDVKEGLEVKGGKFKMPKIEAEVRSGVKLPTVKLPTVDVSAPKVDFDSGLSKSEGDDREETELQKAEGERPSSGSSFDMPDISLKMPRFSLPKFGGKSSGDVNLEGYGTEDDIDISPPRADGEGRPASAEIRGEGKIEGKLKKPKMKMPMFGISKKDVSIASPDVEIKTEKGKVDIPKPRISVEHPEDKANRKYRLKFPKFKKSSPKGKLPEGEIDVSMDSGMEGKGGIHAPDDTNKMPKCSMPGFGSQEIDFDSSGPSAELDVTGKVKIPSVEISLPVAKKSEQEVLLPKAEVDVSEADIRGYEGNLKIPKMPTIDVSAPKIDLDVTLPKIKHETKIEGEGGKFKMPNIKMPDIDLSLPKEKTGNIDASKVEIEGRGGKFKMPVIKMPKVDISLPIGRHRAMDVSTVEIEGEGVKFKMPHMEMPNVDISLTKGKSGGIEGPEMEIEGGGGNFKMPHMKMPVVDLSLPKGKSGDKSAPEIEMEGGTFKMPHIKMPNIGTSLTKGKSGEIEGPEMDNEGEGGKFKMPHIKMPNVDTSLTKGKSGGIERPEKEIEGGGGNFKMPHMKMPVVDLSLPKGKYGDISAPEMEMEGGGKFKMPHLKIPSIGTSLPKGKSGEIEGPEMDNEEEGGKFKMPHIKMPNVDVSLPRGKSGDISTPEMEMEGGGKWKMPHMKMTNIDISLPRGKTGEIEAPEMEIQSEGGKFKMPKVDISLPKGKYGEIRAPEMEVKGGNFKMPHMKMPNIAISLPKGKSGDVNAPELEMDGEGGRYKRPEIKLSNIDITMPKGNSGDIDAEIKQPNAEAEGKIKMPLIGLPKFTTPDLDLDMNVGNPNHGPEVHGKSSDKTGSHSEGDHKTKIKMPTIDIECPKGDLELDIGFHKAEGKKDRKIIELPDLDLKTSGTKGKGPKVKSTKFKIGLPKMKNTGDQALDATTKKTGKENEGASGRFMIKKTKLGQGADVAADAKAVGSVLPNISLPDVGFSVSKGASQEDEGHGPEMSAKLPKFKLPNVEISGPSMTGQGGAQINRGQQENKDGIKFQMPKVTLPSVGLKSKQGSAEPTGTDAGTENGFTLPNLGIKVLKIPDIDFDIGASQAEDQGADTSTRQKIKIPKFGVALPAMSSPEARVHLKDPEVEYEGPKMPKVKKAVFVLVNPQTDHSTMCEASVESGEAKIRMPKIKMKPSFGKSGSKEKSVALSIEGDDKSKGAKQKIPKVTFSPGKTGSFDVTLKGEGSSSSLNGEKVSTFQNGSKEDKAKFVKLKLPKIEFSSPYSKIGSGEEDLEMSAKLVKESSGTDGETKRKKVKSGKMSFPGFKKKTSKGEEETQDSVVSSSARTEMLDQDSSESTTAMVPIGFVPGKSRGQAEAESNKKEMEGKQSTWFKAPKFNLKPNSTGILLITPEGSPQGSRSSLQCQGVDETAGTFRLQMPSTGFSTQEVSEENVTTTKEGTVTVVTKTTKNTVTESRTGQTHTSLSHCNH from the exons ATGTGTGAGTGTCTACGTGGGATATTCAGAGTCACCTGGACACCCTCTTCCAATGCAG ACTCTGACAGAGAATTGGAAGAAAGTCATGTATTTACGCAGGCCAGAGACCCAGCC GTGAAGGACAAAAGGTGGTCTCCCCCTTCGGACAGGCCTCCCACCGCCCCCCACGCCAACCCTCACCACAGTGCCTCCCCAGAGGACCAGGAGAGCCCAGAGAGAGTG GTTCAGAAAGAGAAACTGCATGCAGAGCTGAAGCAGGTGCTGAGTCTGAAGAGAAGCCACTTGAAAGAGACGTCTCATTTGGCCCAAGCAGAGATGGATTCTTCAACAGACGCCCAAGCAGTG GAGGAAACTGCATCTGAGGTGGTGGAGGTTGTGCTGGAGacagaggctgaggctggagccaGTGGCTACAGTGTCACAGGTGGAGGGGAGCGAGGCCTCTTCATTAAGGACGTCCTTAAAGACTCCACTGCAGCAAAGCATCTTAGCCTCCAGCAAG GAGATCAGTTGCTCAGTGCAAGAGTCTACTTTGACAATGTGAAGTATGAGGATGCCCTGAAGATCTTGCAGTGTGCAGAGCCTTATAAAGTCTCATTTTTCCTGAAGAGGACCATCACCGGCGCTGATGTCACTATGCACCCTGGCACCACCAGCTTGGAACTGAAAGGACCCAAAACCAAGATGCAGAAAATG AGTGTCAAGAGCATCAAACCTTTCAAAGTGAAGAAAAAGAAGGGAGGACGTTTTGGATTGAAAAGGCTGAAGGAAAACAAGAAAGGGAGCACTGGAGCAgagttagagatggagggatcccCTTCCAAGGTGGAGCTCAACCCCATTGATGTGGAGTTTGCCTTCCCCAAGTTCAAGCTGGGGAAGGATGGGAAGGCAGAGGGAGCTGAGCAGCATGGAGGAGTGGGCGCCACTGGCAGGAAGAAGAGGACGATAAGGTGTTCCAGGATGAAAGCAAATGGTGCTGAGGCGGCTACAGGAGAAGTTGACATAACAGAACCAGCGGGACAGGCTGACGTCTCCCTGCCAGACGTGCCTGGAGCTAAGGTCAAAGTCAAAGGAAAGGGCCACAGGTTCGGAATTCATTTCCCTAAAACAAAAAAGACTAAATCGGACACTGCCTTGTCTGGAGGGTCCCTGGACCTGAAACCTCCTGGTGTCAAATTCACACCACCCTCAGTGGAATTCAGTTTGCCATCTGGAAACAAGGACGTTGACCTACAGAAACGAGAAGTGAAAGTCAAGGAGGGGTCAAAATTGATGCACAGAGAGGTAGAGCTTTCATTAGGACTCCCCTCAGCCTGTCACTCTGATGAAATTGATGGTGAGATAAAAGCAAAAGGTTTAGCTGAAGGAGTTGAAGGGTCAACAGCCCTATCTGGCATTAAAATGCCAGTTATTGACATCTCTGCACCCAACATAGATCTGCAGCTGGACACCCGGCGTACAGTGCCAGACGAGATAGAGGGACCCTTTTTTAAAGGGCCAAATATATCCATGCCCAAAACTGACATTGCATTACCAAAGATTGGATCGTCTAACATGGATATTGAAGGTCCAGAAAAGGGTGGAAAAATTTGCCTGCCAATTGTTGACATTTCACTGCCAAAGATGATACCAGCAGAAGCAAACGTTGATGTGGAAGGACACATTGGAAAAGGAGGCAAGTTCAAAACGCCAACTTTCAATGTTTCTCTTCCAAAATTCAAGTCTCCAGAGGAGCATACAAATATAGAGGGGCCTGAAGTCAAAGGGGAGTTCAACATGCCAAAAGTTGACCTCTTACGCCCAAAAGGcaaagcagagggagaggtggacattGAAGGATACTTAGGAAAAGGAGGTCAATTTCAGATGCCCACATTTGACATTTCTCTACCAAAAATGAAGTcatcagagagagaaaggaatgtAGAAGGACCTGAAGTGAAGGGTGGCAAAATGAAAATGCCCTCTATTGACATATCTCTCCCTGAAGGAAAAACAGAGGGGAATATTAACATTGAGGGACATTCTGGAAAAGGAGGCAAGTTCAAAATGCCCTCATGTGACATTTCTCCTCCTAAAATGAAGGGTGATGCCAGTTTAGAGGGACCTGAATTGAAAGGGGGAAAGTTTGAAATGCCCCCACTTGATATTTCCCTTGCCAAAGGAAAAACAGAGGGTGAAGTCAACATTGATGCAAATGTAGGAAAAGAAGGAAAGTTCTCTCTTCCAAAAATAAGGTTACCAAAGGGTGACATGAAAATAGAAGGATCTGATGTGAAAGGCATCACATTTCATATGCCCACTATAGATTGTTCACTTCCAACAGGAAAAACAGAAGGTGACATGAGTGTCGAAGGAGATGCATCTAAAGGAGGAAAGTCTCACATGCCTTCATTTGATATTTCTGCTCCAAGAGTAAAGTTACCAGAGGGTAAAGCCAAAGTAGAAGGACCTGAAATTAAAGGTGGAAAGGTTGAGATGCCAAAAATGGATGTTTCCCTTCCAAAAGGCAAAACAGCAGGAGAAGTTAACATTGAAGGCCATGTCAGTAAAGGGGGCAAGTTTAAGATGCCCACATTCGGCATTTCTTTCCCGAAATTGAAGTCACCAGAGGGTAAGGTCAACACAGAGGGACCTGAAGTCAAAGGAGGGAAGTTTAAAATGCCTACAATTGGCATTTCACTACCAAAAGGAAAATCGGAAGGTGACATCAATGTTGAAGGAGGTACTGAAGCAGGAAGCAAATTTCATATGCCCACATGTGACATTTCTCTTCCAAAAATGAAGTCACCAGATGCAGATACCAGTTTAGAAGGACCAGAAGTCAAAGGAGGGAAGTGTCACATGCCAACAATTGACCTTTCCCTTCCCAAGGGAAAGGGAGCAATTGACACTGAAGGACATTCTGGAAAAGGAGGCAAGTTCCAAATGCCAGCATTCGATATATCACTTCCAAAAATGAAGACACCAGATGGTGAAGTCAGCCTAGAAGTCCCTGAAGTCAAAGGGGGGAACATTAATATGCCAACGATGAACATTTCTCTTCCAAAAGGAAAAATGGAAGGTGAAGCTAAGGGACATGCAAGCAAAGGGGGAAAACTTCACATGCCCTCAATTGACATTTCCCTTCCAAAAATGAAGTTGCCTGAAGGTGAAGTCAAAGTAGAAGGCCCCGAAGCCAAAGGTGGAAACATTGAAATGCCATCGACTGATATTTCACTTCCCAAAGGAAAGATGGAGGGGGAAATTGACATTGAAGGACATTCTGGAAAAGGAGGAAGATTTCATATGCCTACATTTGATGTTTCCCTTCCAAAAATGAAGTCACTAGAACCAGATGTCAGTTTAGCAGGACCGGACGCCAAAGGAGGGAAGTTTCATATGCCAACAATGGACTTTTCCCTTCCCAAGGAAAAGGGTGAGAttgacactcaaggacattctggAAAAGGAGGCAAGTTCCAAATGCCAGCATTGGATATATCACATCCAAAAATGAAGACACCAGAAGGAGAAGTCAGCCTAGAAGGCCCTGATGTGAAAGGTGGAAAGTTTAAAATGCCAAAGATTGATATTTCACTTCCAAAAGGAAAAACAGAAGGGGGAATCGACATTGAAGGACATTTGGGGGGAAAAGGAAAGTTTCACATGCCCACATGCGACATGTCCTTGCCAAAAATGAAGTCAAATGATGGTGACATGAAATTAGAGGGGCCAGAAGTGAAAGGCAGTAAAATACATATGCCTAAAATTGACAATTCTCTTCCAAAGGGGAAGGCAGAATGTGATATTCAGGTTGACGGGCATGGTGGTAAAGGCGGAATGTTCCAGATGCCCTCAATTGACATTTCTCTTCCAAAAATGAAGTTGCTCGAGGGTGAAGTCAAAGTAGAAACCCCTCAAGCCAAAGATGGAAAGTTTGAAATTCCAACAATTGATATTTCACTCCAAAAAGGAAAAGCAGAGGAAGAAATTGACATGGAAGGACATTCCGGAAAAGGAGGAAAGTTTCATATGCCAAAGTTTGATGTATCGCTACCAAAAATGAAGCTCCCAGAGGGTGACATCAAACTAGAGGGACCAGAAGGGAAAGGCAACAAAATACAGTTACCTAACATTGACATTTCTCTTCCTAAAGGGAAAACTGAAGGAGATATTGAGGTTGAGGGGCATGGTGGCAAAGGGGGCAAGTTTCACATGCCCTCAATTGACATTTCCCTTCCAAAAATGAAGTTGCCTGAAGGTGAAGTCAAAGTAGAAGGCCCCGAAGCCAAAGGTGGAAACATTGAAATGCCACCGATTGATATTTCACTTCCCAAAGGAAAGATGGAGGGGGAAATTGATATTGAAGTTCATTCTGGAAAAGGAGGAAGATTTCATATGCCTACAGTTGACGTTTCCCTTCCCAAAATGAAGTCACTAGAACCAGATGTCAGTTTAGAAGGACCGGACGTCAAAGGAGGGAAGTTTGAAATGCCAAAGATTGATATTTTACTTCCAAAAGGAAAAACAGAGGGAGAAACTGACATTGAAGAACATTCTGGAAATGGAGGAAAGTTTCATATGACCTCATTTGATGTGTCACTACCAAAGATGAAGCACCCAGTGGGTGATGTCAAAGAAGGCCTTGAAGTCAAAGGGGGGAAGTTTAAAATGCCCAAAATTGAAGCAGAGGTTAGGAGTGGAGTCAAGTTACCAACTGTTAAACTGCCAACAGTAGACGTATCTGCACCAAAGGTTGACTTCGACTCTGGGCTGTCAAAATCTGAAGGAGATGATAGGGAAGAGACGGAGCTACAAAAAGCAGAGGGTGAAAGGCCATCCTCTGGGTCAAGTTTTGACATGCCAGATATCTCTCTCAAAATGCCAAGATTTTCTCTCCCTAAATTTGGTGGAAAGTCTAGTGGAGATGTAAACCTAGAAGGATATGGCACAGAGGATGATATTGATATTAGCCCCCCACGAGCGGATGGTGAGGGCAGACCAGCATCAGCAGAAATACGCGGAGAGGGAAAAATAGAAGGTAAACTAAAGAAGCCCAAAATGAAAATGCCAATGTTTGGAATATCTAAGAAAGATGTATCAATAGCCAGCCCTGATGTGGAAATCAAGACAGAAAAAGGGAAAGTGGACATTCCAAAGCCAAGAATCAGTGTAGAACATCCAGAGGACAAAGCAAATAGAAAATATAGACTAAAATTCCCAAAGTTTAAGAAGTCATCTCCTAAAGGTAAACTACCAGAGGGAGAAATAGATGTCTCAATGGATAGTGGAATGGAAGGGAAAGGTGGCATTCATGCACCCGATGATACAAACAAAATGCCAAAGTGCTCCATGCCAGGGTTTGGCTCACAGGAGATAGACTTTGACAGTAGTGGACCCAGTGCTGAACTAGATGTCACAGGAAAGGTAAAAATACCATCAGTGGAGATATCCCTGCCAGTTGCCAAGAAATCTGAGCAAGAAGTGTTACTCCCAAAGGCTGAGGTGGATGTGTCTGAGGCTGACATCAGAGGTTATGAAGGAAACCTGAAAATCCCTAAAATGCCAACTATTGATGTATCAGCACCCAAAATTGACCTTGATGTAACTCTGCCTAAAATCAAgcatgaaacaaaaattgagggGGAGGGAGGCAAATTTAAGATGCCAAACATCAAAATGCCTGATATAGATTTATCACTTCCTAAAGAAAAAACTGGGAACATTGATGCATCCAAGGTTGAAATTGAGGGAAGGGGTGGAAAATTCAAGATGCCTGTCATTAAAATGCCAAAGGTTGACATATCACTTCCAATAGGAAGACATAGAGCAATGGATGTATCCACAGTGGAAATTGAAGGAGAAGGTGTAAAATTCAAGATGCCACATATGGAAATGCCAAATGTTGATATATCACTTACCAAAGGAAAAAGTGGAGGGATTGAAGGGCCAGAGATGGAAATTGAAGGAGGGGGCGGAAATTTCAAAATGCCACATATGAAAATGCCTGTGGTAGACTTATCACTTCCGAAGGGAAAGTCTGGAGACAAAAGTGCACCAgaaattgaaatggaaggaggaaCATTCAAGATGCCACATATAAAAATGCCAAATATTGGTACATCACTTACCAAAGGAAAAAGTGGAGAGATTGAAGGACCAGAGATGGACAATGaaggagagggtggaaagttcAAGATGCCACATATTAAAATGCCAAATGTTGATACATCACTTACCAAAGGAAAAAGTGGAGGGATTGAAAGACCAGAGAAGGAAATTGAAGGAGGGGGCGGAAATTTCAAAATGCCACATATGAAAATGCCTGTGGTAGACTTATCACTTCCAAAGGGAAAGTATGGAGACATAAGTGCACCAGAAATGGAAATGGAAGGAGGAGGAAAATTCAAGATGCCACATTTGAAAATACCAAGTATTGGTACATCACTTCCCAAAGGAAAAAGTGGAGAGATTGAAGGACCAGAGATGGACAATGAAGAAGAGGGTGGAAAATTCAAGATGCCACATATTAAAATGCCAAATGTTGATGTATCACTTCCAAGAGGAAAAAGTGGAGACATCAGTACACCAGAAATGGAAATGGAAGGAGGGGGAAAATGGAAGATGCCACATATGAAAATGACAAACATTGATATATCACTTCCAAGAGGAAAAACTGGAGAGATTGAAGCACCAGAGATGGAAATTCAGTCAGAGGGAGGAAAGTTCAAAATGCCAAAGGTAGATATATCACTTCCGAAAGGAAAGTATGGAGAAATTAGAGCACCAGAAATGGAAGTCAAAGGAGGAAATTTCAAGATGCCACATATGAAAATGCCAAATATTGCCATATCACTTCCAAAAGGAAAAAGCGGAGATGTTAATGCACCTGAATTGGAAATGGATGGTGAGGGTGGAAGATATAAGAGGCCAGAAATCAAACTGTCAAATATAGATATTACAATGCCAAAGGGAAATTCTGGTGACATTGATGCTGAAATCAAACAGCCCAACGCTGAGGCAGAAGGAAAGATAAAAATGCCTTTGATTGGTTTACCAAAGTTTACAACTCCCGACCTTGATTTGGACATGAATGTTGGAAACCCCAACCATGGACCTGAGGTTCATGGGAAAAGTTCAGACAAAACTGGTTCACATTCTGAGGGAGACCATAAGACGAAAATCAAAATGCCAACAATAGACATAGAGTGCCCAAAAGGAGATCTGGAGCTGGATATAGGCTTCCATAAAGCTGAGGGAAAGAAGGACAGAAAAATAATAGAGTTGCCTGACTTAGACCTTAAAACTTCTGGTACCAAAGGTAAGGGGCCAAAAGTCAAAAGCACCAAATTCAAAATTGGATTGCCAAAAATGAAGAACACTGGAGATCAAGCATTAGATGCAACCACAAAGAAGACTGGGAAAGAGAATGAAGGGGCCAGTGGTAGATTTATGATTAAGAAGACAAAGCTTGGCCAAGGTGCAGATGTGGCGGCAGATGCGAAGGCAGTTGGTTCTGTGTTGCCAAACATCTCCCTCCCAGATGTGGGCTTCTCAGTATCCAAAGGAGCCAGCCAAGAGGATGAAGGTCATGGTCCAGAGATGAGTGCTAAATTGCCAAAATTCAAACTCCCTAATGTGGAGATCTCAGGTCCTTCAATGACTGGCCAAGGAGGAGCACAAATCAACAGAGGACAACAAGAAAACAAAGATGGTATCAAGTTTCAAATGCCAAAGGTTACTCTACCGTCTGTGGGGCTGAAGAGCAAACAAGGCTCTGCCGAGCCCACTGGCACAGATGCCGGCACAGAGAATGGATTCACATTACCTAATCTTGGAATCAAAGTCCTCAAAATACCAGATATAGACTTTGATATTGGAGCATCTCAAGCTGAGGACCAAGGGGCAGATACAAGTACAAGACAAAAAATCAAAATACCCAAGTTCGGGGTGGCTTTACCTGCTATGTCTTCACCTGAAGCTAGAGTACATTTGAAGGATCCAGAGGTTGAGTATGAAGGACCTAAAATGCCCAAAGTTAAAAAAGCTGTATTTGTTTTGGTGAATCCCCAAACAGACCACTCCACTATGTGTGAAGCAAGTGTCGAGTCTGGAGAGGCTAAAATCAGAATGCCAAAGATCAAAATGAAGCCATCGTTTGGAAAGTCAGGATCCAAGGAAAAGAGTGTTGCTTTGAGCATTGAAGGAGATGACAAGTCAAAGGGAGCAAAGCAAAAGATTCCCAAAGTCACCTTCTCTCCAGGCAAAACAGGTTCATTTGATGTAACCCTAAAAGGTGAGGGGTCTAGTTCCAGCCTCAATGGTGAGAAGGTTTCAACATTCCAGAACGGATCCAAGGAGGATAAAGCTAAGTTTGTGAAGCTCAAGCTTCCAAAGATAGAGTTCTCCTCGCCATACTCAAAAATAGGCAGTGGAGAAGAGGACCTTGAAATGAGTGCTAAGCTTGTCAAGGAGTCCTCAGGAACTGACGGAGAAACCAAGAGGAAGAAAGTGAAATCAGGCAAAATGTCCTTCCCGGGATTTAAGAAGAAGACAtcaaaaggagaggaggaaactCAAGACAGTGTGGTGTCCTCATCCGCCAGGACAGAAATGCTAGATCAGGATAGTTCAGAATCAACAACGGCCATGGTCCCCATTGGCTTTGTTCCAGGGAAGTCTAGGGGGCAGGCAGAGGCTGAGAGCAACAAGAAGGAGATGGAAGGAAAGCAGTCAACCTGGTTCAAGGCCCCCAAATTCAACCTGAAACCCAACTCAACAGGAATTCTCCTCATTACACCAGAAGGTTCTCCCCAGGGCAGCAGATCCTCGCTCCAATGCCAGGGTGTAGATGAAACTGCAGGTACCTTCCGGCTCCAGATGCCAAGCACGGGGTTCTCCACGCAGGAGGTGTCTGAGGAGAATGTTACCACAACAAAGGAGGGAACCGTAACTGTGGTGACAAAGACGACAAAAAATACGGTAACAGAGTCCAGAACTGGTCAAACCCACACATCGCTATCCCATTGTAATCACTGA